GCGCTGCCACCTCTCGACTGCTGCGGTGCAGGGTCTCCTGCTGGATTTGGAGCTGGAAGGGCGGATTGAAACCCTTGCCGGCAACCGTGTTGTTCGCAGTGACTGAGTACGTTCCCGCCTGGGTCCGGCCCGCCCCCATTGTGGCCAGAGAGAGCACGCGACACCTGCCATGACCGACGTCGTCGTCGTCGAATCGCCGGCCAAGGCGAAGACCATTAACAAATACCTGGGCCATGACTTCACAGTCCTGGCCAGCTTCGGCCATGTGCGCGACCTGCCGCCCAAGGATGGCAGCGTGCGGCCCGAGGAAGATTTCGCCATGGACTGGTCCTCCGAGGACCGGGGCGAGAAGCAGGTGGCGGCCATCGCCAAGGCTCTGAAAGGGGCGACGCGCCTCTTCCTGGCCACCGACCCGGATCGCGAGGGCGAGGCCATCTCCTGGCATGTGCAGGAGATGCTGCGGCAGAAAGGCGCGCTGAAGGGGATCGAGGTCCATCGGATCACCTTCAACGAGATCACCAAGCGGGCCGTGCAATATGCGCTGGAACATCCGCGTGACCTCGATACGCCGCTGATCGAGGCCTATCTGGCGCGGCGTGCGCTGGATTACCTGGTGGGCTTCACCCTCTCCCCCGTGCTCTGGCGCAAGCTGCCCGGCAGCCGCTCCGCCGGGCGCGTGCAATCCGTCGCGCTGCGCCTGATCTGCGAGCGCGAGGCTGAGATCGAGGCCTTCAGGCCGCGCGAATACTGGACGGTCGAGGGCAAGTTCCTGACCGTCAACGGCGCGCCCTTCACGGCGCGGCTGACGCATCTGGGCGGCAAGCGGCTGGATCAGTTCGACCTGCCGGACGAGGCCAGCGCCATGCGCGCCAAGGCCGCCGTCGAGGCCGGCGCCTTCAGCATCGCCAGCGTCGAGAAGAAGCGCGTCCGCCGCAATCCGCCGCCGCCCTTCACCACCTCCACGCTGCAGCAGGAATCCTCGCGCAAGCTGGGCTTCGGCGCGCAGCAGACGATGCGCCTGGCACAGCAGCTCTACGAGGGCGTGGACATTCAGGGCGAGACGGTCGGCCTGATCACGTACATGCGGACCGACGGCGTGCAGATGGCGCGGGAGGCGATGTTCGCCATCCGCGATCATGTGAAGGACGCGTTCGGCGCCGAATACATCCCCGCGGCGCCGCGCGAGTATTCCTCCAAGGCCAAGAACGCCCAGGAAGCGCATGAAGCCGTCCGCCCGACCGATGTGGGCCGCACGCCGGAACAGGTGGCGCGCTTTCTCACCGTTGAGCAGCGCCGCCTCTACGAGCTGGTCTGGAAGCGTGCCGTCGCCAGCCAGATGCAGTCAGCCGAGCTGGACCAGACGGCGGTGGATGTTGCCGACAAATCCGGGCAGGTGAAGCTGCGCGCCACCGGCAGCGTCATCGCCTTCGACGGCTTCCTGAAGCTGTATCGGGAAGACGTGGACGACGCGGCCGGCGATGACGAGGAAGGCCGTACGCTGCCGCCGATGCGCCAGGACGACCCGGCGAAGCTTGGCGCCGCGCAGGCCGACCAGCATTTCACCCAGCCGCCGCCACGCTATTCCGAGGCCTCGCTGGTGAAGAAGATGGAGGAGCTCGGCATCGGCCGCCCCTCCACCTATGCCTCCATCCTGCAGACGTTGCAGGACCGCGACTATGTGAAGCTGGACAAGCGCCGCTTCATGCCGGAGGACCGCGGGCGGCTGGTCACCAGCTTCCTCGTGTCCTTCTTCGAGCGTTACGTCGACCCCCATTTCACGGCCGGGCTTGAGGAGCAGCTGGACGACATCTCCGGCGGCCGGGCCGACTGGCGCGCGGTGATGCGTGCCTTCTGGGAGGAATTCAACGCCGCCGTCGCCGCTACCAAGGACCTGACGATCAGCGCGGTCATCGATGCGCTGGACGAGGAGCTGGGCCCGCACTTCTTCCCCACTCCCGCAGATGGGGGCGACCCGCGTGCCTGCCCGAGCTGCTCCAATGGCAGACTGGGGCTGCGCCTCGGCCGCAACGGCGCCTTCATCGGCTGCTCCAACTACCCGGAATGCCGCTATACCCGGCCCCTGGCCGTGCCGGGCGCCGAGGGTGACGCGGAGGGCGGAGGGCTGGCGGGCGGCGTGCGTGAGCTGGGCGTGGACCCCGTGACCGGGCAGGACGTGACGCTGCGGCGTGGCCCCTATGGGGTCTATGTGCAGCTTGGCGAAGGCGGCACCGACCAGAAGGGCAAGGCCATCAAGCCGAAGCGCACCAGCCTGGCGCGCGGCATGGACCCGGAGACGCTGACGCTGGAGCGTGGCCTGGCGCTGCTCTCCCTGCCCCGCGTGATCGGCCTGCACCCCGAGACCGGCGACGAGATCACCGCCGCCATCGGCCGCTTCGGGCCCTATGTGAAGATGGGCAGCATCTTCAAGTCGCTCGACAAGGATGACGACGTCCTCTCGATCGGCATCAACCGCGCCGTTTCCCTGCTGGCGGATGCCGCTGCCCGGGTGCGCTCGCTCGGCCCCCATCCCAAGGATGGGGAGCCGGTCGAGGTGAAGAAGGGACGCTTCGGCCCCTTCGCCCAGCATGCCGGCATGGTGGCCAGCCTGCCGCGCGACATGACGATGGAGGAGATCACCCTCGATCAGGCCGTGGCGCTGCTGGCCGAGAAGGGCAAGAAGCTGCCGCCCCGTGGCAAGAAGGGCGCGGCGGCCAAGAAGGCTCCGGCCAGGAAGGCGGCCGCCACCCCGGCCGGGGATGCTGCGGAGAAGCCGAAGAAGGCGCCCGCCGCCCGCAAGCCGGCATCGAAGGCCAAGACCACGGCCACGAAGAAGCCCGTCACAAAGAAGCCTGCCGCCAAGAAGGCGCCCGCGGCCAAGCGTGAAAAGGTGAAGGCCTGAGCGGGGCCCCGGACCGGGACGAAGGCAGCGGCATGGCGCCGCTGCCGACGCGGGAGCAGCTTCGCCGCTTCCTGCGTGAGGCGCCGGGCGATGTCGGCAAGAGCGACATCGTCCGTCACTTCGGCCTCTCGGTAGAACAACGCCCGGCACTGCGCGAGTTGCTGCGGCAACTGGAGGCGGAGGGTGTCGTCGCCCGCTCCGGCCGCCGCCGCGCGCGGGACGCGCAGAAGCTGCCGGAGATCGCGGTGGTCGAGGTCTTCGGCATCGACCCCGATGGCGACCCGCTGGCCCGTCCGGTGGACTGGGAAGGCCAGGGCCGCCCCCCGCTGGTCTATATGCGCCCGGAACGCCCGGGGCAGCCGGCCCTGGCGCCGGGGGAGCGCGTGCTGGCCCGGCTGCGCCCGATGGGCGGCGACAAATACGATGGCCGCACCTTCAAGCGCCTGGGCGGCGGCGGACCCGTGCGGGTTCTCGGCATCGTTCAGGGCAACCGGCTGGTGCCGGTCGACAAGCGCCAGAAATCCGAATGGTCGATCCCCGCCGGTGAGGATGGCGGGGCCGATGCGGACGAGCTGGTGCTGGCCGAGCCTATCACTCATTTCGGCGCCGGGCTGCGGCCCGTGCGCGTGGTGGAGCGGCTGGGGCGGATGGATTCGCCCCGTGCCGTCTCACTGATCTGCATCCACCAGCACGGCATTCCCGATACCTTCCCCTCCCAGGCGCTGGCCGAGGCCGAGGCCGCGGGTCCGGTGGACCTGCAGGGGCGGGAGGATCTGCGGGCCCTCCCCCTCGTCACCATCGATGGCGAGGATGCGCGGGATTTCGACGACGCTGTCTGGGCAGAAGCACAGGGCAGCGGCTGGCGCGTCATCGTCGCCATCGCCGATGTCGCGCATTACGTGCGCGCCGGCAATGCGCTGGACGACGAGGCGCGGCTGCGCGGCAACAGCGTCTACTTCCCCGACCGCGTCGTACCGATGCTGCCGGAGGCAATCTCCAACGGATGGTGTAGCCTGAAGCCCGGCGAGAACCGTGGCTGCCTGTTCGTTGAGATGCAGATCGACGCGGGCGGCTACAAGACCGCGCATCGCTTCGGCCGCGGGCTCATGCGCTCCGCCGCGCGGCTGACCTATGAACAGGTGCAGGAAGCCCGTGCGCGCGGCGAGATGCCGGAGATCCTGTCGCCGCTCTTCGGTGCCTATGAGGCCTTGCTGGCAGCGCGGGAGCAGCGCGGCACGCTGGATCTCGACCTGCCCGAGCGCCGCGTCATGCTGGACGAGGACGGTCAGGTGCAGGACGTGGTGCCCCGTGCCCGGCTCGACTCGCATCGCCTGATCGAGGAATTCATGGTCGCCGCGAATGTCTGCGCGGCGGAGACGCTGGAGACGACAGGCCAGCCCTGCATGTACCGCGTGCATGACCGGCCATCGGACGAGAAGCTGGAGGGGTTGCGCCAGTTCCTCGACAGTTTCGACCTGGATCTGCCTGCCGCCGGCGAGCTGCGCCCCCGCCATTTCGCCGAGCTGCTGGAGCGCACCAAGGATCTACCGGAAGCGCGGCTGATCCATGAGGCGGTGCTGCGTGGACAGTCACAGGCTGAATACAGCCCCGAGAATATCGGCCATTTCGGCCTGGCGCTGCCACGCTATGCCCATTTCACCAGCCCGATCCGCCGCTATGCCGATCTGCTGGTGCATCGTGCGCTGATCGCCGGTTTGAAGCTGGGGCCGGAGACTATTCCGCAGGCCGGCAGCGCCGAATTCGCCGCCCTCGGCGAGCGGATCACCCGCGCCGAGCGCCGAGCGGCGGCGGCCGAGCGTGATGCGGTGGACCGGTATCTGACCGGCTTTATGGCGACACGCACTGGCAGCATATTCGCTGCGCGCATTTCGGGGGTGACACGGTTCGGTCTCTTCGTCACCGTGGAGGAGAATGGCGCGAGCGGAATCGTGCCATTATCATCCCTGCCGGACGATCGATGGATTTACGAGGAGGCCGAACGCCGGCTCTCCGGCCGCAACACGCGGCTGGCTTTCAGCCTGGGACAGGCCGTCGAGGCCCGTCTGGCCGAGGCAGCGCCGCTGACCGGCGGCCTGGTCTTCCACATCCTTCAGGGCGTGCCGCCACGCGGCGCGAGGAAGCGGTAGCGGCCCGGCCGCGCCTGACCCGCCGCCTGGCCTTGCGGCTGGCCATGGCGCTTCTGCTGACCCTGCTGGCGGCGCCCGGCCGGGCGCAGGAAGCCGCCTTTCCCCGTCCAGCCGTGCTGCCGGTGCTGCAACAGGCCTTCGAGGCCATCATCGAACGCCATCTGGAAACCGCCGCACCCGGCGACATGGCCTTGTGGTCGCTGCGCGGCCTGGGCGCGGTGGATACCCGCCTCAGCACCGAGGCGCGGGGCGGGATGATCCGGCTGACGATCGACGATCAGTTGCTGGCCGAGCTGCCGGTGCCGCCTTCCCTGCCCCCCGAACCACCGGCCGGCCGGGGCAGGCAGGCCGACCAGGGCGAGATCCTGGCGGCGACACTGACGCGTTTCTATGCCGCTGCCTGGGCCGCCTCGCCCCTGTTGCAACGCGCCGGTGTGGAGCGGGTGCTCCAGGCAGGCTTCGATGAGCTGTTCAACCATCTCGACCCGTACAGCCGCTACGTGACCTCCCAGGAGGCCTTGCAGGCGCGGGAACGGCGTGTGGGCCAGTCCTCGCTCGGCCTGCGGCTGGCCGCGGGCCGGCGCGGCAGTGTCGTCATCGCGGCCCTGATCCTGGACGGCCCGGCGGCCCAGGCCGGGCTGCGGGAGGGCGACCAGCTACTCTCCATCGACGGCTACACCGTCTCCGCCCGGCGGATCCTGGATGCCGCTGAGTTGCTGGAGGGCCTCCCCGGCAGCGACGTGACGCTGGTATTGCGCCGGGGTGGGCAGCGCTTCTCCGTCACGCTACTGCGGAGCACGCGGGCGGCTGCGACCGTGCGGGCGGAGCAGCAGGGCGGCATCCTCTGGCTTCGGCTCTCCGCTTTCTCCTCCAACACCAGCGAGGCGCTGACGGAGGCACTGAACAACGCCTTCGCCTCCCCGCAGCCGCCGGTCGGCATCGTGCTGGACCTGCGTGGCAACCGCGGCGGCATCCTCTCCCAGGCCATCAGCGCGGCCGATGCCTTCCTGATCAACGGCCCGGTGGCCAGCAGCCTGGGCCGCCACGCCGCTTCGGTGCGCTCCTGGAACGCCGCTGGCACCGACCTCGCGCAGGACCGGCCGGTGGTGGTGCTGGTCGATGGCCGCACGGCCTCCTCGGCCGAGATCGTGGCGTCGGCGCTATCGGACCGGAGCCGCGCCGTGGTGGTCGGCAGCTCAACCCTGGGCAAGGGCCTGATCCAGGTCGTCGTCCCCCTCCCCAATGGGGCGGAGGTG
This genomic window from Roseomonas marmotae contains:
- the topA gene encoding type I DNA topoisomerase encodes the protein MTDVVVVESPAKAKTINKYLGHDFTVLASFGHVRDLPPKDGSVRPEEDFAMDWSSEDRGEKQVAAIAKALKGATRLFLATDPDREGEAISWHVQEMLRQKGALKGIEVHRITFNEITKRAVQYALEHPRDLDTPLIEAYLARRALDYLVGFTLSPVLWRKLPGSRSAGRVQSVALRLICEREAEIEAFRPREYWTVEGKFLTVNGAPFTARLTHLGGKRLDQFDLPDEASAMRAKAAVEAGAFSIASVEKKRVRRNPPPPFTTSTLQQESSRKLGFGAQQTMRLAQQLYEGVDIQGETVGLITYMRTDGVQMAREAMFAIRDHVKDAFGAEYIPAAPREYSSKAKNAQEAHEAVRPTDVGRTPEQVARFLTVEQRRLYELVWKRAVASQMQSAELDQTAVDVADKSGQVKLRATGSVIAFDGFLKLYREDVDDAAGDDEEGRTLPPMRQDDPAKLGAAQADQHFTQPPPRYSEASLVKKMEELGIGRPSTYASILQTLQDRDYVKLDKRRFMPEDRGRLVTSFLVSFFERYVDPHFTAGLEEQLDDISGGRADWRAVMRAFWEEFNAAVAATKDLTISAVIDALDEELGPHFFPTPADGGDPRACPSCSNGRLGLRLGRNGAFIGCSNYPECRYTRPLAVPGAEGDAEGGGLAGGVRELGVDPVTGQDVTLRRGPYGVYVQLGEGGTDQKGKAIKPKRTSLARGMDPETLTLERGLALLSLPRVIGLHPETGDEITAAIGRFGPYVKMGSIFKSLDKDDDVLSIGINRAVSLLADAAARVRSLGPHPKDGEPVEVKKGRFGPFAQHAGMVASLPRDMTMEEITLDQAVALLAEKGKKLPPRGKKGAAAKKAPARKAAATPAGDAAEKPKKAPAARKPASKAKTTATKKPVTKKPAAKKAPAAKREKVKA
- the rnr gene encoding ribonuclease R, whose amino-acid sequence is MAPLPTREQLRRFLREAPGDVGKSDIVRHFGLSVEQRPALRELLRQLEAEGVVARSGRRRARDAQKLPEIAVVEVFGIDPDGDPLARPVDWEGQGRPPLVYMRPERPGQPALAPGERVLARLRPMGGDKYDGRTFKRLGGGGPVRVLGIVQGNRLVPVDKRQKSEWSIPAGEDGGADADELVLAEPITHFGAGLRPVRVVERLGRMDSPRAVSLICIHQHGIPDTFPSQALAEAEAAGPVDLQGREDLRALPLVTIDGEDARDFDDAVWAEAQGSGWRVIVAIADVAHYVRAGNALDDEARLRGNSVYFPDRVVPMLPEAISNGWCSLKPGENRGCLFVEMQIDAGGYKTAHRFGRGLMRSAARLTYEQVQEARARGEMPEILSPLFGAYEALLAAREQRGTLDLDLPERRVMLDEDGQVQDVVPRARLDSHRLIEEFMVAANVCAAETLETTGQPCMYRVHDRPSDEKLEGLRQFLDSFDLDLPAAGELRPRHFAELLERTKDLPEARLIHEAVLRGQSQAEYSPENIGHFGLALPRYAHFTSPIRRYADLLVHRALIAGLKLGPETIPQAGSAEFAALGERITRAERRAAAAERDAVDRYLTGFMATRTGSIFAARISGVTRFGLFVTVEENGASGIVPLSSLPDDRWIYEEAERRLSGRNTRLAFSLGQAVEARLAEAAPLTGGLVFHILQGVPPRGARKR
- a CDS encoding S41 family peptidase, translated to MALLLTLLAAPGRAQEAAFPRPAVLPVLQQAFEAIIERHLETAAPGDMALWSLRGLGAVDTRLSTEARGGMIRLTIDDQLLAELPVPPSLPPEPPAGRGRQADQGEILAATLTRFYAAAWAASPLLQRAGVERVLQAGFDELFNHLDPYSRYVTSQEALQARERRVGQSSLGLRLAAGRRGSVVIAALILDGPAAQAGLREGDQLLSIDGYTVSARRILDAAELLEGLPGSDVTLVLRRGGQRFSVTLLRSTRAAATVRAEQQGGILWLRLSAFSSNTSEALTEALNNAFASPQPPVGIVLDLRGNRGGILSQAISAADAFLINGPVASSLGRHAASVRSWNAAGTDLAQDRPVVVLVDGRTASSAEIVASALSDRSRAVVVGSSTLGKGLIQVVVPLPNGAEVLISWSRVLAPLGWPVQGLGVQPDICTSLGLEAARSELAQLGAGQAPRQVVLARLRAARAPVPASEVAALRATCPPAEERELDSEVAKALIEHPRLYLTALSR